CGAACTTCTTTCATGGAGCGAGACAGGCCTCTTCGTAGCCCCATCGCTCCTGGGCCTCACCTTCGTCCAGGTGCCTCTTCAATACCGCCAGGGGAACAGTGGGGGGGACGTCCACGGAGAGCAGCCCCGGGATGTGGCTTCGCTCGATGTCACAACCCAGTTCCTCGAGTAACGCCCTGACGGAAGGAATGTCCTTCTCGTCGTAGATGATGAGGCGAAGGGTACTGTGCCCCGAGGAGCGCACGACCTCCCGGAAACGAAGCTCCTGCTGCTCGAGCGTGGCGGAAACGATGTCGCCATAGGCAATGCCCCTGGCGAAGAAGGGGACATTGTCAATCCGGAACAGCCCCTCTCCCACGGGGAGCGCCCACAGGCCTTCGTAGTCCGCGGGAGGATAGTCGTCCTCATCCTTCTCCAGCTTGACGACGACCTTGACCCGCTCATCCGCTCTGGGTGAGGTCATGGCGCCTCCTCCTGCCGGCTCCTTGCTCTCCTTCATCGGGAGGCGGGCCTGCTCACCGTGGCCACCTTCTTCGCGTGGGCAATGGCGTTCAGGCTCTCCTTCCGGAGGAAGTGCTCCTTGCGGATGCGCAGGACCCTCCGTTCCGCGTCCTCCAGCATGTCCCATGCTGCTCGGGCCCGGCGGGGGAAGAGGTGGAGAGATTGCACGTAGAGGCAAGCGATATGGACGCGCAGCGCGAGGTTGGAGAAGCCGAGTTGCTGGACACGGCGAAGCCACGGGCCGAACTCCTCCCACGGCATGTCGAACGCGTATGCCTGGGAGACGAGCTCCTCCGCGATGCCGCGCCGGGTCAGCTGACGCTCAACCTCGGTCATCGCCTCGCGCAACCACCGTTTCTCCAGCTCCAGCAATGCGCGCTTGATCTCCTCGTATGGAGCGTCGGCCTTCAGCAGCTTCACGAGGAGTTGGTCCTTTTCCTGCCCGCGAGCCAACCCGCGCTCTTTTCGTGTGCGTCGCATGGTTACGCTCCCGGACAGGGCTTGTCGTTGGCCTCCTTGGGCCATGACCCGTAGCGCATGCAGGCTTCGAAGCACGCCTTGCACTGTGTCTCGCCCCAGGCCCGGCCCTCGAGCTTCCACCGCCAGCATCAATACACCTGTCGTAAGCCGGTGTGCAGATGTCCTTGCGCCATTTCTCCTTCTCCTGGCGGGTCGGGATCTTGGGAACCGCGGCATTGATTCGATCAGCTGACTGCGGTGGGGGTGTCACACCACACCTTTCATACTGGCCGGGGTGGGCTTGCCCCGGTTACGTGGCTCTCCCTCACTTTATGTGCTTCACCGGATGCAGCTAGGCAAGCTTCGCCCGTGCGGTCAGCCAACCAAGTGCGCGTGGGATGCACTCAAACTGCGTGAGAGCCACAAAACCGGGGCAGGCCCACTCTGTCGTTCCCAATGACAATGTTCGAAGTCCCTCTGACCTACTGAATGGCGCAGGACGAGAGAGGGGGCGCTATGTTATCTGCGCCCGACATCCTTGGCTCGAGAGCGGTTGCGCTTATCTTCGCAAGAGCGAGGGAAGAATTTGAAAGGCGAAGCAAGGATCTATGAAATCAACATCTACCCGTGTCCCTTTCCTCTAGGCTGCTTCGGATGGCGGCGACGGATTGTTCGGCAGTTCGATTCCTTGGCGTGACGCACGCATCACTGATTGGTGCGCATCCAAGAGCCTTTTTAGATACGAACTAACGTTTTGATTGCTTTCTGGGATAAAGGCGAGCACAGGGCCTTTGTTTGCTATGAAGAGATCATCTTGTCGTAAAAGGAGTTTTGCTTCAAGCAACATGTTTATATCCCTTGCCAGCGTCTTGGGTGTTTTGCCCGCATACGCCTCAGCCACTCGCGGGCTCACCAAAGTCAAGCG
Above is a window of Cystobacter fuscus DNA encoding:
- a CDS encoding DUF4265 domain-containing protein, whose amino-acid sequence is MTSPRADERVKVVVKLEKDEDDYPPADYEGLWALPVGEGLFRIDNVPFFARGIAYGDIVSATLEQQELRFREVVRSSGHSTLRLIIYDEKDIPSVRALLEELGCDIERSHIPGLLSVDVPPTVPLAVLKRHLDEGEAQERWGYEEACLAP